One genomic window of Mercenaria mercenaria strain notata chromosome 2, MADL_Memer_1, whole genome shotgun sequence includes the following:
- the LOC123544405 gene encoding probable E3 ubiquitin-protein ligase MID2: MATGGSFSRTLEGGHEPFYDFPCSLCEKEGKHLEAVRYCEECFVYMCESCVRNHNRFPHQLLDQRAFVKVAQSKLVSFPTKRCLKHPGEVVNIYCGNHDVVCCSSCKVLEHSNCANTKHLIDAAKGIQKSDEYQTIKQETRALLNDAVRVLADRKADISRIENERKDVMKIIANFRKKVNKYFDDLEENALDALHDKAEIIVSSCEQDTKDLTVMKSTAENMLKQLESFKGENECDLFVQVKTDKIFLSNAMQEVLNISKKVQKDAINFRIDLKIEPYLSSLEMLGSFTEIPMNASNHSPVAKDRHERQSRASTSSSQTSPDNRAPLPIYMYKTQLYGKFGVKEKSDSKACDISNICQLPDGTILIADNINSKLKRLDQSYKLLDSLQLSVPPHSICNVGSDEVAVSLFDAKKVQYISVKKKLTSKRSFSTGNYCRELVYVDDKLYVCCGDIYDSSSGCIEVYNNTRQYIIL, from the exons ATGGCTACGGGTGGTAGCTTTTCTAGAACATTAGAGGGCGGACATGAGCCTTTTTATGACTTTCCATGTTCGCTTTGTGAAAAGGAAGGAAAGCACTTAGAGGCTGTCAGATATTGCGAGGAATGTTTCGTCTACATGTGTGAGTCTTGTGTCAGGAATCACAACAGATTTCCGCACCAGTTACTGGACCAAAGGGCGTTTGTGAAAGTGGCGCAGTCTAAACTTGTTTCATTTCCAACGAAGCGATGTTTGAAACATCCGGGTGAAGTCGTTAACATATACTGCGGGAACCATGATGTCGTCTGCTGTAGCTCGTGCAAGGTTCTGGAGCACAG CAACTGTGCTAACACCAAGCATTTGATAGACGCGGCTAAGGGTATACAAAAAAGCGACGAGTACCAAACTATCAAACAAGAAACACGGGCCCTCCTGAACGACGCCGTTAGAGTTCTTGCAGACCGGAAAGCTGATATTTCTCgtattgaaaatgaaagaaaagatgTCATGAAAATTATTGCTAATTTTAGAAAGAAAGTCAATAAGTACTTTGATGATCTGGAGGAAAACGCTCTCGATGCCTTACATGATAAAGCGGAAATTATCGTAAGCAGTTGCGAACAAGATACAAAAGATCTTACCGTCATGAAATCAACAGCTGAGAACATGCTGAAGCAGCTAGAGTCATTCAAGGGAGAAAATGAGTGCGATCTCTTTGTACAAGTCAAAACCGACAAGATATTCTTAAGTAATGCTATGCAGGAAGTTCTTAACATCTCGAAGAAGGTACAGAAAGATGCTATTAACTTTAGAATAGACCTGAAAATCGAGCCATACCTTAGTTCACTTGAAATGTTGGGCAGCTTTACTGAGATCCCTATGAACGCAAGTAACCATTCACCAGTAGCCAAAGACAGGCATGAGCGCCAGTCACGTGCATCGACGTCATCCTCACAGACGTCTCCGGATAATCGTGCTCCGCttcctatatacatgtacaaaacacaGCTGTATGGTAAATTTGGTGTAAAGGAGAAATCTGATTCTAAAGCGTGTGATATATCAAACATCTGTCAGTTACCAGACGGAACTATCCTTATTGCTGATAATATCAACAGTAAGCTGAAGAGACTAGATCAGTCATATAAACTTCTCGATTCTCTACAACTATCCGTCCCTCCACATAGTATATGTAACGTTGGTTCTGATGAGGTTGCTGTGTCTCTGTTTGATGCTAAGAAAGTTCAGTACATATCTGTAAAAAAGAAACTGACATCGAAGAGATCATTCAGTACAGGTAACTACTGTAGAGAATTGGTTTATGTTGATGATAAACTGTATGTCTGTTGTGGTGATATATATGATTCATCTTCCGGTTGTATAGAAGTGTATAACAACACTCGTCAGTACATCATTCTATAA